A single genomic interval of Terriglobus albidus harbors:
- a CDS encoding enolase C-terminal domain-like protein, with translation MNDLRIERIRTIDLRFPTSREAIGSDAVNKDPDYSAAYCILETNSGLEGHGLTFTLGRGTDIVVQALDYLARTVKGRTLSSIVSNFAAFSRELTDESQFRWLGPEKGVIHLATGALINAVWDLYAKVEGKPLWKLLAEMETEQLLSAVDFRYIDDAISRDEAKAILDAGKAGMSERLAQLQAEGYPAYTTSAGWFGFSDEKIRRLCREGLADGWTHFKLKVGGDPADDLRRGRIVREEIGWENRMMVDANQKWGVAESIDRIHQLQELEPWWMEEPTSPDDILGHARIRRECKPTRIATGEHCHNRVMFKQLMQAEAIDVCQIDSCRVAGVNENIAILLMAAKFGIPVCPHAGGVGLCEYVQHLSFFDYLRVSRSLENRVIEYVDHLHEHFLHPVRIRKGKYLLPEAPGYSIQIYPESLETYQYPGGAAWAEPSYQEQHVR, from the coding sequence GTGAACGATCTTCGCATTGAACGTATACGAACTATCGACCTCCGCTTCCCGACATCTCGCGAGGCCATCGGCTCGGATGCGGTCAACAAGGATCCTGATTACTCGGCCGCCTACTGCATCCTGGAAACGAACTCCGGACTGGAAGGTCATGGACTGACGTTTACTCTCGGACGCGGCACGGACATTGTTGTCCAGGCTCTCGATTACCTCGCCCGGACCGTCAAAGGCCGCACACTTTCCTCCATCGTCTCCAACTTCGCCGCCTTCTCCCGTGAGCTGACCGATGAGAGCCAGTTCCGCTGGCTCGGTCCGGAAAAAGGCGTGATCCACCTTGCGACCGGGGCCCTGATCAACGCGGTCTGGGACCTTTACGCCAAGGTAGAGGGCAAGCCGCTTTGGAAGCTGCTTGCGGAGATGGAGACCGAACAGCTTCTCTCAGCGGTGGATTTCCGGTACATCGACGACGCCATCTCGCGTGATGAGGCAAAGGCGATTCTCGATGCTGGAAAGGCCGGCATGAGCGAACGGCTTGCCCAGCTTCAGGCGGAAGGTTACCCGGCTTACACCACCTCAGCCGGATGGTTCGGCTTCAGCGACGAGAAGATCAGGCGTCTGTGCCGTGAAGGTCTGGCCGACGGCTGGACTCACTTCAAGCTGAAGGTTGGCGGCGATCCAGCGGACGACTTGCGCCGCGGACGCATCGTGCGGGAGGAGATCGGCTGGGAGAATCGCATGATGGTCGATGCAAACCAGAAATGGGGCGTCGCCGAATCCATCGATCGCATTCACCAACTGCAGGAGCTCGAACCCTGGTGGATGGAAGAGCCCACCAGCCCTGACGACATCCTTGGCCATGCGCGAATCCGCAGAGAGTGCAAACCGACACGTATAGCCACCGGAGAGCACTGCCACAACCGCGTGATGTTCAAGCAGCTTATGCAAGCCGAAGCCATTGACGTCTGCCAGATCGATAGTTGCCGCGTCGCCGGAGTCAATGAGAACATCGCCATCCTGCTGATGGCGGCGAAGTTTGGCATCCCGGTATGCCCGCACGCAGGCGGTGTAGGACTTTGCGAGTATGTCCAGCACCTCTCGTTCTTCGACTATCTGCGTGTCTCGCGGAGCCTCGAAAACCGCGTGATCGAGTACGTCGACCACCTCCACGAACACTTCCTGCACCCGGTCCGCATCCGCAAGGGCAAGTACCTTCTGCCCGAAGCGCCCGGCTACAGCATTCAGATCTATCCGGAATCGCTGGAGACCTATCAGTATCCCGGCGGCGCTGCGTGGGCCGAGCCGTCCTATCAGGAGCAGCACGTCCGCTAA
- a CDS encoding RbsD/FucU domain-containing protein, with protein sequence MLRTGILNPHINSLLSRVRHTNTLVIADRGFPYWPMIETVDISLVDNIPTVTDVLLALRPNFIVGKCWMAREFQEMNDAATVARFTSLLPPIGWEPHIDFKKRVPHAIGLIRTAETIQYANVILESA encoded by the coding sequence ATGCTGCGAACCGGAATCCTCAATCCTCATATCAATTCACTGCTTAGCAGAGTCAGACACACCAATACTCTCGTTATCGCCGACCGTGGCTTTCCCTACTGGCCGATGATTGAGACGGTCGACATCTCCCTGGTGGACAACATTCCCACTGTGACCGATGTACTCCTGGCGCTGCGTCCTAACTTCATTGTTGGAAAATGCTGGATGGCGCGGGAGTTCCAGGAGATGAACGACGCAGCAACCGTGGCGCGGTTTACGTCACTTCTTCCTCCTATCGGCTGGGAACCACACATCGATTTCAAAAAGCGGGTTCCACATGCCATCGGCCTGATCCGGACAGCCGAAACGATCCAGTATGCAAATGTGATTTTGGAGTCTGCCTGA
- a CDS encoding SDR family oxidoreductase, whose product MDLGLKGKVIAVTGGGSGIGEGITRACLAEGARVVILGRVTAAVRQLMEEVNQKGLPCELVEMELADTRQCRTAIDHIQAKYGELFGLVNNAGANDGIGLENGTPERFMESLQQNLLHYYALAQFALPLLKASVGAIVNISSKVAMTGQGGTSAYAAAKGAQLALTREWAAELLPYGIRVNAVVPAEVMTPLYQTWLKTVGDPEKELSRIKSRIPLGHRMTTIEEIGALTAFLLSPTMSGHTTGQHLSADGGYVHLDRALT is encoded by the coding sequence ATGGATCTGGGACTTAAGGGGAAGGTCATTGCCGTCACCGGCGGAGGCTCCGGCATTGGTGAGGGAATCACCCGTGCATGTCTGGCTGAAGGCGCCAGGGTGGTGATATTGGGCCGTGTAACAGCGGCCGTACGGCAACTGATGGAAGAGGTGAACCAGAAAGGTCTGCCCTGTGAGCTGGTTGAGATGGAACTGGCAGACACCCGCCAGTGCCGGACAGCGATCGACCATATACAGGCCAAATATGGCGAACTCTTTGGGTTAGTCAATAATGCCGGCGCGAATGATGGAATCGGCCTGGAGAACGGTACGCCAGAGCGGTTTATGGAGAGCCTCCAGCAGAACCTGCTGCACTATTACGCTTTGGCCCAGTTCGCATTGCCTCTTTTAAAGGCGTCGGTAGGTGCGATCGTGAATATCAGCTCGAAGGTCGCGATGACGGGGCAGGGCGGAACCTCAGCCTATGCCGCCGCAAAAGGGGCGCAGCTTGCCTTGACCCGGGAATGGGCGGCGGAGTTGTTGCCATACGGCATCCGGGTGAATGCCGTGGTGCCGGCTGAGGTGATGACTCCTCTGTATCAAACCTGGCTGAAGACCGTAGGCGATCCCGAGAAGGAGCTGTCGCGCATCAAATCCCGCATTCCCCTCGGTCACCGGATGACGACGATCGAGGAGATCGGGGCACTGACCGCCTTTCTGTTGTCTCCTACAATGTCTGGCCATACTACCGGGCAGCATCTTAGCGCCGATGGCGGCTATGTACATCTGGACAGAGCCCTTACCTAG
- a CDS encoding TonB-dependent receptor encodes MATCLVFFSSMAVGQLTTATLSGEVQDNTGALVPKAHITAVNTDTGFTQSTDSNDQGAWRIDLLPVGGYRLTIKAEGFKTFAQSGIVLSLGQFATVNAALQIGDTSETISINSDVPLVNVTNSVVGATVQNSEIVNLPIVNRNVYDLLTLVPGVQTNTTSYTLGYPQQTVQINGGVMLGNAGSTSYYMDGGTNMTGLRNTGNTQPNPDAVNEFRVETNNYSAEYGRFPNGVINVITKSGTNAFHGSLFEFWRENALNALDRSFVASAPAAQPLHRHQFGGTVGGPIKRDKTFFFFSYGGLRQITTTPISNGAAVVPSAAQRAGNFSENLPSGPAASSCQSGTSTSFYVCNPKTNKPYAGNIIPASDLDATVQNILKGANGLPSIPLPNGAGNTYAGYIRNQNNTDEFLMKVDHQLTANQRLTGEVFETAGINSQNAGGNLPWSQQNYVWRQWNANISHVYTISPTLINQAWISFARNLGGRVNTPAHQISEYGSKFQVQGTPSLPQIAVSGYFTAGNAIAGPRAGSNYYEVRDTIIWTKGKHSLRFGGNAALDKDIQESLLNNYGIFNFTSAKSRSYNALSDFLLGLPNSMNQDAPSIQRMNSWYAGLFLMDDYRITSNLTFNLGLRWDVQTPPVDTDNKVENFKFGQQSTTISSAPLGLLVPGDKGVSRGIVPVRWNHFSPRVGFAWDVFGNSKIAVRGGAGIFWGSISGNEWGAAGQPFSFRASFTNVKSITDPYANVAGGSPFPYNYTPSAPRFTAPFSAPGTDPNFDWTSAYQANLTVEQQWTSTFATSVGYVGAMGRHLPYTTDVNYPMLVNVGAAAPSTSNVDQRRPYQPNPPLSTGTATNYQGIPITYQGINIFGSNQTSAYHAMQVTANKRMSQHFTVRSFYVWAKNWASLGMQNSTASVVNQTKLWLERGRSDNDYRHMFTTSVVWMLDYYNGNNRYIKTAANGWQVSPIIRFRSGAPFTVTNGTDTNLDGTNNDRPNIVGNPYLEAHRSRNDVINAWFNTAAFVAPTTATEGTTGRNTLDGPGSKSVDVAFFRNFALWEKSTLQFRGEFTNVLNNVNLSNPNATLNSPNYGKITGANSMRQTQLGLRLTF; translated from the coding sequence GTGGCCACGTGTCTCGTTTTCTTCTCGTCCATGGCCGTTGGACAGCTCACAACGGCGACGCTCTCCGGAGAGGTCCAGGACAATACCGGAGCGCTCGTTCCGAAAGCTCACATCACCGCCGTCAATACAGACACTGGTTTTACCCAGAGCACAGACAGCAATGACCAGGGCGCCTGGCGCATCGATCTGCTTCCAGTCGGCGGATATCGCCTGACCATCAAGGCTGAAGGATTCAAGACCTTCGCACAGTCAGGTATCGTCCTGAGCCTGGGCCAGTTTGCCACGGTCAATGCAGCTCTCCAGATTGGCGATACCTCTGAAACCATCAGCATCAACTCCGACGTGCCACTTGTGAATGTCACCAACTCGGTGGTCGGCGCCACGGTGCAGAATAGCGAGATCGTCAATCTGCCCATCGTGAACCGTAACGTCTATGACCTGCTGACGCTGGTTCCTGGCGTGCAGACGAATACCACCTCCTACACTCTCGGTTATCCGCAGCAGACTGTTCAGATCAACGGCGGCGTCATGCTCGGCAATGCTGGTTCCACCAGCTACTACATGGACGGCGGCACGAACATGACAGGCCTGCGCAATACCGGGAATACGCAGCCTAATCCAGATGCGGTCAATGAGTTCCGTGTGGAGACCAATAACTACAGCGCAGAGTATGGCCGCTTCCCGAACGGCGTCATCAACGTCATCACCAAGTCGGGCACAAATGCCTTTCACGGCTCGCTCTTCGAGTTCTGGCGGGAGAATGCCCTCAACGCTCTTGACCGCAGCTTTGTAGCGTCCGCTCCTGCGGCGCAGCCGTTGCACCGTCATCAGTTCGGCGGCACCGTCGGCGGCCCGATCAAGCGCGACAAGACCTTCTTTTTCTTCAGCTATGGCGGTCTGAGGCAGATTACGACAACGCCGATCAGCAACGGCGCAGCCGTGGTTCCTTCAGCAGCACAGCGAGCGGGCAACTTCAGCGAGAATCTGCCTTCGGGGCCGGCAGCATCTTCCTGTCAAAGCGGCACATCGACCAGTTTCTACGTCTGCAACCCAAAAACCAACAAACCGTATGCCGGCAACATCATTCCGGCTTCTGACCTCGATGCAACAGTGCAGAACATCCTCAAGGGCGCCAACGGCCTGCCATCGATTCCCCTGCCGAACGGCGCCGGCAACACGTACGCCGGCTATATCCGCAACCAGAACAACACCGACGAATTCCTGATGAAGGTCGACCACCAGTTGACCGCAAACCAACGGCTCACCGGCGAAGTCTTCGAGACAGCGGGCATCAACTCCCAGAACGCCGGCGGAAACCTGCCGTGGTCACAGCAGAACTATGTATGGCGCCAGTGGAATGCCAATATCAGCCACGTCTATACGATCAGCCCCACGCTGATCAACCAGGCTTGGATCTCATTTGCGCGCAACCTGGGCGGCCGCGTGAACACTCCAGCACACCAGATCAGCGAGTATGGTTCGAAGTTCCAGGTTCAGGGAACTCCATCACTTCCGCAGATCGCCGTCAGTGGCTATTTCACCGCCGGTAATGCCATCGCCGGCCCACGCGCCGGTTCCAACTACTATGAGGTGCGCGACACCATCATCTGGACCAAAGGCAAACACTCCCTGCGTTTCGGCGGCAATGCGGCTCTCGACAAAGACATCCAGGAATCGCTGCTGAATAACTACGGAATCTTCAACTTCACGTCAGCGAAGTCGCGCAGCTACAACGCGCTGTCGGACTTCCTCCTGGGACTTCCCAATTCCATGAACCAGGACGCGCCTAGCATTCAGCGGATGAATAGCTGGTATGCCGGCCTGTTCCTGATGGACGACTACCGCATTACCTCCAACCTGACCTTTAATCTCGGCCTGCGCTGGGATGTACAGACACCACCTGTCGATACCGACAACAAGGTGGAGAACTTCAAGTTCGGTCAGCAATCAACCACCATCTCCAGCGCTCCGCTCGGATTGCTCGTGCCCGGCGATAAGGGTGTCTCGCGCGGCATTGTTCCGGTTCGCTGGAATCACTTCTCTCCGCGTGTCGGCTTTGCATGGGATGTCTTTGGCAACTCGAAGATCGCGGTTCGCGGCGGCGCCGGTATCTTCTGGGGCAGCATCTCTGGCAACGAATGGGGAGCGGCCGGTCAGCCCTTCTCCTTCCGGGCATCCTTCACAAATGTGAAGTCGATCACCGATCCCTACGCCAATGTGGCGGGAGGCTCCCCTTTCCCGTACAACTACACGCCATCCGCTCCCCGCTTCACCGCTCCGTTCTCAGCTCCTGGAACGGATCCGAACTTCGATTGGACCTCGGCCTATCAGGCGAACCTTACCGTCGAGCAACAGTGGACCTCCACCTTTGCAACCTCTGTGGGCTACGTTGGAGCCATGGGGCGCCACCTTCCCTACACGACGGACGTCAACTACCCCATGCTTGTGAACGTCGGCGCCGCGGCGCCTTCCACCAGCAATGTCGATCAGCGCCGGCCTTACCAGCCGAATCCTCCGCTATCGACCGGCACAGCCACCAACTACCAGGGCATTCCCATTACCTATCAGGGAATCAACATCTTCGGCTCCAACCAGACCAGTGCTTATCACGCAATGCAGGTCACAGCGAACAAGCGCATGAGCCAGCACTTTACGGTGCGTAGCTTCTATGTATGGGCGAAGAACTGGGCCAGCCTCGGTATGCAGAACAGCACCGCCTCTGTGGTCAATCAGACCAAGCTCTGGCTCGAACGCGGCCGCTCTGACAACGACTACCGCCACATGTTCACCACTTCGGTTGTGTGGATGCTGGACTACTACAACGGCAACAACCGCTACATCAAAACCGCGGCCAATGGATGGCAGGTCTCTCCGATCATCCGCTTCCGTAGCGGAGCTCCATTCACCGTCACCAACGGTACCGATACCAACCTGGATGGTACGAACAACGATCGTCCTAATATCGTCGGAAACCCATACCTTGAAGCTCACCGTTCGCGGAACGACGTCATCAACGCCTGGTTCAATACGGCAGCATTCGTTGCTCCAACCACGGCTACCGAAGGCACGACCGGACGGAATACTCTGGACGGCCCGGGATCGAAGTCTGTGGACGTTGCCTTCTTCCGGAACTTCGCACTCTGGGAGAAGAGCACGCTGCAGTTCCGCGGCGAATTCACCAACGTCCTGAACAATGTGAACCTCAGCAATCCGAATGCGACCTTGAACTCGCCCAACTACGGCAAGATCACCGGCGCAAATTCGATGCGCCAGACGCAGCTCGGTCTTCGCCTCACCTTCTAA
- a CDS encoding SDR family NAD(P)-dependent oxidoreductase has protein sequence MPSSPFRLEGKSAVVTGGASGIGNAIAIAFAEAGARITLLDINPAQLEAAAAAIPGANGIPCDVSEPEQVQQAFAAIGEAGGTDILVNSAGVSHIGTLLSTDVASFDRLFRINVKGSYLVMQAAVAQMVEKKSGVILNMASVAATAGLSDRFAYSMSKGAVLSMTLSTAKDYLQHGIRCNCISPARVHTPFVDNFLARNYAGKEAEQMARLAAAQPIGRMGTPQEIALLALYLCSDASSFVTGADYPIDGGFFNLR, from the coding sequence ATGCCATCCTCTCCATTTCGCCTTGAAGGAAAATCTGCGGTCGTTACGGGCGGTGCAAGCGGCATCGGCAATGCGATTGCTATTGCCTTCGCCGAGGCCGGAGCACGCATCACACTTCTCGATATCAATCCCGCGCAGTTAGAGGCTGCGGCTGCAGCGATTCCGGGTGCAAACGGTATTCCGTGCGACGTAAGTGAGCCAGAGCAGGTGCAGCAGGCATTTGCAGCGATCGGCGAGGCAGGTGGAACCGACATCCTGGTAAACAGTGCCGGCGTTTCGCATATCGGAACGCTGCTCTCGACCGACGTAGCTTCGTTTGATCGTCTGTTCCGGATCAATGTCAAAGGCTCGTACCTGGTGATGCAGGCCGCAGTTGCCCAGATGGTCGAGAAGAAGAGCGGAGTCATCCTGAACATGGCGTCGGTTGCCGCCACTGCCGGGCTGTCAGACAGGTTCGCTTATTCCATGAGCAAGGGGGCGGTGTTGTCGATGACGCTCTCTACTGCGAAGGACTATCTGCAGCACGGTATCCGGTGCAACTGTATCTCGCCTGCACGGGTGCACACCCCGTTCGTCGACAACTTTTTGGCGCGTAACTACGCGGGCAAAGAGGCGGAGCAGATGGCGCGTCTGGCAGCCGCCCAGCCGATCGGCCGCATGGGAACTCCTCAGGAGATTGCGCTTCTGGCGCTATACCTTTGTTCGGATGCTTCGTCGTTTGTGACCGGCGCCGACTATCCGATTGACGGCGGCTTCTTCAATCTTCGCTAA
- the fucP gene encoding L-fucose:H+ symporter permease produces MAASQKSHAPGIFPKGNMAVFVLVTVLFFLWGMSNNLTDILVQQFQKSFELTQMQAQLVQTSVFFGYFCMALPAAFLMERRGYKAGILGGLFLFGTGMLMFWPAAAVGKYWTFLTALFFVGCGSAVLETAANPFIAQFGPAETSVQRLNFSQAFNPPGTITGVILGATFIFSGIELKPAQIAAMKLQGTYQSYLHSEIMRVVPVYLGLGCVVFFLAFLIWRVRFPSIDQSVESAGGEAAMFSDLLHAPRLWWSAAAQFCYCGAQISTWSSLIPYLRQYTTLTEKKAAYWLIGNLIAFSVGRFAATALMRWIRPMRLVLAYAAINLCLLSICITHPSLVGAGAILATSFFMAPMFPSIFAVGVSGLGPAAKLGGSTIVMAVVGGAIIPPLLGYVAHRFSSYALGYSVTAVCYLFVALYAWMMTKSIPVAEQAATAQPATGITH; encoded by the coding sequence ATGGCCGCTTCACAGAAATCGCACGCACCGGGCATCTTCCCCAAGGGAAACATGGCGGTCTTTGTCCTTGTGACCGTCCTCTTCTTCCTTTGGGGCATGTCCAATAACCTCACCGACATCCTGGTGCAGCAGTTCCAGAAGTCGTTCGAGCTGACGCAGATGCAGGCCCAGTTGGTGCAGACATCTGTTTTCTTTGGATATTTCTGTATGGCGTTGCCGGCAGCCTTCCTGATGGAGCGGCGCGGCTACAAAGCGGGCATCCTGGGCGGACTCTTTCTTTTCGGCACGGGCATGCTGATGTTCTGGCCCGCGGCCGCGGTTGGAAAGTATTGGACTTTCCTGACTGCCCTCTTTTTTGTCGGCTGCGGATCAGCTGTGCTTGAGACCGCCGCCAATCCGTTCATCGCGCAGTTCGGTCCTGCTGAAACCTCGGTGCAGCGGCTCAATTTCTCCCAGGCGTTCAATCCACCGGGAACGATAACCGGTGTCATACTCGGGGCCACCTTCATCTTCTCGGGCATCGAGCTCAAGCCCGCGCAGATCGCGGCGATGAAGCTCCAGGGAACCTATCAGAGCTATCTGCATAGCGAGATCATGCGCGTTGTCCCGGTCTATCTGGGGCTTGGCTGTGTCGTCTTCTTTCTGGCGTTTCTAATCTGGCGAGTCCGCTTCCCGTCGATCGACCAATCTGTCGAATCGGCTGGCGGCGAAGCCGCGATGTTTTCGGACCTGCTGCATGCTCCACGGCTATGGTGGTCCGCAGCAGCTCAATTCTGCTATTGCGGGGCGCAGATCAGCACATGGTCCTCTCTGATCCCTTATCTCCGTCAGTACACGACACTTACGGAAAAGAAGGCAGCTTATTGGCTGATCGGAAATCTGATCGCATTCTCAGTTGGCCGCTTCGCCGCAACCGCCCTGATGCGCTGGATCCGGCCGATGCGGCTGGTTCTCGCCTACGCCGCGATTAATCTGTGCCTGCTGTCAATCTGTATCACCCATCCCAGCCTGGTGGGTGCTGGTGCGATTCTCGCGACCAGCTTCTTTATGGCTCCGATGTTTCCGTCCATCTTCGCAGTCGGCGTGTCGGGTCTCGGCCCGGCCGCGAAGCTTGGCGGCTCCACCATTGTCATGGCAGTCGTGGGCGGCGCCATCATTCCGCCGCTCCTCGGCTATGTCGCTCATCGCTTCTCCAGTTATGCACTCGGCTACTCCGTTACAGCGGTCTGCTATCTGTTTGTCGCTCTCTACGCATGGATGATGACAAAAAGCATTCCAGTGGCCGAACAAGCAGCTACAGCACAACCCGCAACCGGTATTACCCACTAG
- a CDS encoding alginate lyase family protein has translation MTMYRYAFVLFVATSIKSVAFAASAYHSPWDAHPVKETSAAYSCPEPAHLPVDFVTDGFYADNDPTHSIIDPVKQKAYAESSGPVKREGDLMVAAADEFRKTGSAQAAKCVLQHLEFQAKEGALTGKMSSSQAYFVQGWVVGAEAIAYLKVGGPAKTTAAQRALILPWLEKVGAQTVKFYEDRAKESGGNRAQNHFYWAAVELAAIGIAANNPNDFDWAMQQAKAGIASIRPDGTLAEEMRRGKRALHYHLYAASPLVMLAELGLANGVDLYAEHSGALKKLIAISTTGLVDSSFFDKQTGIPQERPDPPTAEAIGWAEPYNRRFPDPVTTKLLAAAPSHSYMYLGGLPPQ, from the coding sequence ATGACGATGTATCGGTATGCGTTTGTCCTATTTGTTGCAACTTCGATCAAAAGCGTGGCGTTTGCCGCCTCGGCGTATCACTCGCCCTGGGATGCGCATCCAGTAAAAGAGACCAGCGCGGCCTATAGCTGTCCGGAGCCGGCGCACCTGCCCGTGGATTTTGTCACGGATGGCTTCTACGCAGACAACGATCCGACGCACTCCATCATTGATCCGGTGAAACAGAAGGCGTATGCGGAGTCGTCCGGTCCGGTGAAGCGCGAGGGCGATCTGATGGTCGCCGCGGCCGACGAGTTTCGAAAGACTGGATCCGCGCAGGCTGCCAAATGCGTTTTGCAGCACCTGGAATTCCAGGCAAAAGAGGGTGCGCTGACCGGAAAGATGTCATCCTCACAGGCCTACTTTGTTCAGGGATGGGTTGTGGGTGCGGAAGCCATTGCTTATCTGAAGGTCGGGGGGCCGGCAAAGACGACAGCGGCGCAGCGCGCACTGATTTTGCCATGGCTGGAGAAGGTGGGTGCGCAGACGGTGAAGTTCTATGAAGACCGCGCCAAAGAGAGCGGCGGCAACAGAGCCCAGAACCACTTCTACTGGGCTGCAGTGGAACTGGCAGCTATTGGCATTGCGGCGAATAACCCCAACGACTTCGACTGGGCGATGCAGCAGGCGAAAGCCGGGATAGCGTCAATCCGCCCTGACGGAACGCTTGCGGAAGAGATGCGCCGAGGTAAACGCGCTCTGCACTATCACCTCTATGCTGCGTCGCCCCTCGTCATGTTGGCAGAGCTCGGACTGGCGAACGGTGTCGATCTTTATGCGGAGCACTCCGGGGCTTTGAAGAAGTTGATTGCTATCTCGACGACTGGCCTGGTCGATTCCTCATTTTTCGATAAGCAGACCGGGATTCCGCAGGAGCGTCCTGATCCACCGACAGCCGAAGCAATCGGCTGGGCAGAACCCTACAATCGCCGTTTTCCCGATCCTGTTACGACAAAGCTGCTCGCTGCGGCTCCCAGCCATAGCTACATGTACCTGGGCGGACTTCCGCCTCAATAA
- a CDS encoding IclR family transcriptional regulator, which translates to MSLKQTAKQTSPRTKRNLKNDYAAPALDKGLDVIELLAHQTVGLSMSQIARELNRSVSEIFRMLLCLEHRGYIAQAGAEKYSLTLKLFKLVQEHPPTERLISEALPVMHRLASQTMQSCHLGVVESGRVVILAQVNAPTSVGFYVKLGSTVDIMEASSGYVILAHQNKAEQERTLTEWQRETGRKPPKNLEAHLALIQKKGFEKRESYQVRGVVNFSFPVLDHTGSAIAAITIPYIDHMDAHISPASITEMLRAGTQEVSKAIGLHV; encoded by the coding sequence ATGAGCCTTAAACAGACCGCCAAGCAGACCAGCCCGCGCACCAAGCGCAACCTTAAAAACGATTATGCCGCGCCTGCCCTCGACAAGGGGCTCGACGTGATCGAACTTTTGGCCCATCAGACCGTCGGTTTGAGCATGAGCCAGATCGCGCGAGAGCTGAACCGCAGCGTCTCAGAGATCTTTCGCATGTTGCTCTGTCTGGAACATCGGGGATACATTGCGCAGGCCGGTGCAGAGAAGTACTCTTTGACGCTGAAGCTCTTCAAGCTGGTGCAGGAGCATCCGCCCACGGAGCGTCTCATCAGCGAAGCTCTACCCGTCATGCACCGGCTGGCGTCGCAGACCATGCAGTCCTGCCACCTGGGTGTGGTCGAGAGCGGTCGTGTCGTGATTCTGGCGCAGGTCAATGCGCCTACTTCCGTCGGCTTTTACGTAAAGCTTGGATCGACCGTGGACATCATGGAGGCCTCGTCCGGGTACGTCATTCTGGCTCATCAGAATAAGGCGGAGCAGGAGCGGACCCTGACGGAGTGGCAGCGTGAGACCGGCCGCAAGCCGCCGAAGAACCTCGAAGCCCATCTTGCGCTCATCCAGAAGAAGGGTTTCGAAAAGCGCGAGAGCTACCAGGTACGTGGCGTCGTCAACTTCAGTTTTCCGGTGCTGGATCACACGGGCTCAGCTATCGCGGCGATCACTATCCCGTACATCGACCACATGGACGCTCATATCTCTCCGGCGAGCATTACAGAGATGCTGCGTGCGGGAACACAAGAGGTGTCGAAAGCGATCGGACTGCACGTTTGA
- a CDS encoding amidohydrolase family protein: MPSDSTKLHNSNSRQVCVDAHHHLWEYDENQYDWISPEMPELRQDFLPSDLKLKMEEADIDGAVTVQARQTIGETEWLLKLAAQHSFLCGVVGWAPIAEDGFPALLERLSQEPKLLGLRHVVQAEHAGFLDAPAFNRGIEHLQASGLIYDILIFQHQLEEAIRFVDRHPNQPFVVDHAAKPRIAAREIEPWAANLRELAKRPNVVCKISGLVTEGDWKSWSTETLAPYLDVCLEAFGADRLMAGSDWPVCLLATDYKRWWNFLRQYFATLSDSEQQSLFAGTCCRTYKIPRLSTQGKAI; this comes from the coding sequence ATGCCTTCGGATTCCACCAAGCTTCATAACAGCAACTCCAGGCAAGTCTGCGTGGATGCACACCACCATCTCTGGGAGTATGACGAGAACCAGTATGACTGGATCTCCCCGGAGATGCCGGAGCTGCGGCAGGATTTTCTTCCATCGGATTTGAAGCTTAAGATGGAAGAGGCCGACATCGATGGGGCCGTCACAGTGCAGGCGAGACAAACGATTGGGGAGACGGAGTGGCTGCTGAAGCTAGCGGCGCAGCATTCTTTTCTCTGCGGGGTGGTAGGCTGGGCTCCCATTGCGGAGGACGGCTTCCCTGCGCTTCTGGAACGGCTCAGCCAGGAGCCGAAGCTCCTGGGTCTGCGCCACGTCGTCCAGGCCGAGCACGCCGGCTTCCTCGATGCACCCGCCTTCAATCGCGGTATCGAGCACCTGCAGGCCAGCGGCCTCATCTACGACATCCTGATCTTTCAGCATCAGCTCGAGGAGGCGATCCGCTTCGTCGATCGCCATCCCAACCAACCGTTTGTTGTCGACCATGCCGCCAAACCGCGCATTGCCGCGCGAGAGATCGAGCCCTGGGCGGCCAATCTCCGCGAACTGGCGAAACGGCCCAATGTTGTCTGTAAGATCTCCGGCCTGGTTACGGAAGGCGACTGGAAGTCGTGGTCTACCGAAACGCTGGCGCCCTATCTCGACGTCTGTCTTGAAGCCTTTGGCGCAGACAGACTTATGGCCGGTTCCGATTGGCCTGTCTGCCTTTTGGCGACAGACTATAAACGGTGGTGGAACTTCCTTCGGCAGTACTTTGCCACCCTCAGCGATTCCGAGCAGCAGAGCCTCTTTGCCGGAACCTGCTGCCGCACTTACAAGATTCCCAGACTCTCAACGCAGGGAAAGGCGATCTGA